The following proteins are encoded in a genomic region of Phycisphaera sp.:
- a CDS encoding DUF4097 family beta strand repeat-containing protein, producing the protein MITNRRSAALIAALALSSTLLSGCFYGSPRATVPASMTSAVPAATTVGIDVSTNNGKVVISQDASAGGATVSAEAKLVSEDRAQRFTINATLTDDGVLVVRPVWPDGERHNNEKCSFEITAPGLSTVTARTSNGSVRLAGGEGKAYVQTSNGSITITQREGDTVARTSNGSIKVTDSAGTLDLASSNGAITIRGTSPGTAGAPYHWRASTSNGSIQLDLTEPVTCRIRASTSNGKATVSQRSASGESRRLVSATSVDHDLGDGEGEIVLSTSNGSIVVVTP; encoded by the coding sequence ATGATCACCAATCGCCGTTCCGCGGCTCTGATTGCCGCTCTGGCCCTGTCGTCGACCTTGCTGTCAGGTTGTTTCTACGGCTCTCCGCGCGCGACCGTGCCGGCCTCAATGACCTCGGCCGTGCCCGCGGCGACCACTGTGGGCATCGATGTCTCCACGAACAACGGCAAGGTGGTCATCAGCCAGGATGCCAGCGCGGGCGGGGCAACGGTGTCGGCTGAGGCCAAGTTGGTCAGCGAGGATCGCGCCCAACGGTTTACGATCAATGCCACGTTGACCGACGATGGCGTTCTCGTCGTGCGCCCGGTGTGGCCCGATGGCGAGCGGCATAACAACGAAAAGTGCAGCTTCGAGATCACCGCGCCGGGCCTCAGCACGGTCACCGCGCGAACAAGCAACGGATCCGTACGGCTAGCCGGCGGCGAGGGCAAGGCGTACGTCCAGACCAGCAACGGATCGATCACGATCACCCAGCGCGAGGGTGACACCGTCGCACGCACAAGCAACGGCAGCATCAAGGTAACCGATAGCGCCGGCACACTCGACCTGGCATCGTCCAACGGGGCCATCACCATCCGCGGCACCTCGCCCGGCACGGCCGGCGCACCCTACCACTGGCGCGCCTCGACCAGCAATGGCAGCATCCAGCTCGACCTGACCGAACCGGTCACGTGCCGCATCCGCGCCTCGACCTCGAACGGCAAGGCGACCGTGTCCCAGCGCAGCGCCTCGGGCGAATCTCGCCGCCTCGTCTCGGCCACGAGCGTCGACCACGACCTGGGCGATGGTGAGGGCGAGATCGTGCTGTCGACGAGCAACGGGTCGATCGTGGTGGTGACGCCGTAA
- the amrB gene encoding AmmeMemoRadiSam system protein B: protein MSDPAAPTPPAFDPNAPHQAKPKLRQIKGFPSQIEGKPAMGVADARQISRKVVFTSPAAQQILPLMDGTRTLDEIVDQVGQGLERRSVELLVAQLDDAALLHGPKFDEVWDDFTRTFDSTDSLPPSNSADYAEALVKKKYGEGNEPTEEQLAEEAPEALREHLDQLIDEALKDDENPSFDALPPGVVVPAIDYARGGLVFAKAYGRMRVVDRPDRVIILGPNHYGRSSGIAGCDKGFQSPFGECPLDTELADRLRKSLGDKLFEHRYDHEREHSIELQMPWIQHVFGKDDAGNYPKVFAALVHDAAANNGESYDGNGVAIQPFVDAIREALTDLGGTTLIVSSFDLSHFGPMFGDQVQLLGDSQESQQARSKVVQHDRDMLELLAQGKPEEMVAAMAWQQNPTRWSSTGPIVAGMGIAAPSTARVLHYQGAIDQNGHMLVSMVAGVIESAGE from the coding sequence ATGAGCGATCCTGCCGCCCCGACACCGCCCGCTTTCGATCCCAATGCGCCGCACCAGGCTAAGCCCAAGCTGCGTCAAATAAAGGGATTTCCCTCTCAAATCGAGGGCAAGCCCGCGATGGGCGTGGCCGACGCCCGGCAGATCAGCCGCAAGGTGGTCTTCACCTCGCCTGCGGCCCAGCAGATCCTGCCGCTGATGGACGGCACGCGGACACTCGACGAGATCGTCGACCAGGTCGGCCAGGGCTTGGAGCGCCGCAGCGTGGAACTGCTGGTCGCCCAGCTCGATGACGCGGCCCTGCTGCACGGTCCGAAGTTCGACGAGGTGTGGGACGACTTCACCCGGACCTTTGACAGCACCGACTCGCTGCCGCCGTCGAACTCGGCCGACTACGCCGAGGCGCTGGTCAAGAAGAAGTACGGCGAGGGCAACGAGCCCACCGAGGAGCAACTGGCCGAGGAGGCCCCCGAGGCGCTCCGCGAGCACCTCGACCAGCTCATCGACGAGGCCCTGAAGGACGACGAGAACCCCAGCTTCGACGCCCTGCCGCCCGGCGTGGTCGTGCCGGCCATCGACTACGCCCGCGGCGGGCTGGTCTTCGCCAAGGCTTACGGCCGGATGCGCGTGGTCGACCGCCCGGACCGGGTCATCATCCTGGGCCCCAACCACTACGGCCGCTCGTCGGGAATCGCGGGCTGCGACAAGGGCTTCCAGAGCCCCTTCGGCGAGTGCCCGCTGGACACCGAGCTGGCCGACCGTCTGCGCAAGTCCTTGGGAGACAAGCTCTTCGAGCACCGTTACGACCACGAGCGCGAGCACAGCATCGAGCTGCAGATGCCGTGGATCCAGCACGTCTTTGGGAAGGACGACGCCGGGAACTACCCCAAGGTGTTCGCGGCCCTGGTCCACGACGCGGCGGCCAATAACGGCGAGAGCTACGACGGCAACGGCGTGGCCATCCAGCCGTTCGTGGACGCCATCCGTGAAGCCCTGACGGATCTTGGCGGCACCACGCTGATCGTTTCGAGCTTCGACCTGAGCCACTTCGGCCCGATGTTCGGCGACCAGGTGCAACTGCTGGGCGATTCGCAGGAGTCCCAGCAGGCTCGCAGCAAGGTGGTCCAGCACGACCGCGATATGCTCGAGCTGCTGGCCCAGGGCAAGCCCGAGGAGATGGTGGCCGCCATGGCTTGGCAGCAGAACCCCACGCGATGGTCCTCGACCGGGCCGATCGTGGCGGGTATGGGCATTGCCGCGCCCAGCACGGCCCGCGTGCTGCACTACCAGGGGGCGATCGACCAGAACGGGCACATGCTCGTGTCGATGGTGGCCGGCGTGATCGAGTCGGCGGGCGAATAG
- a CDS encoding UDP-N-acetylmuramate--L-alanine ligase, giving the protein MPREIDMTPPTRASDLKGKAVAMLGVGGSGMSALARLLHSMGAMVAGYDATQTPVTERLVAAGLSISIGDDHDAAKAAHVMVASAAIPKDHPALVEAARLGLPILSYPQALGLVMRGHTGLAVAGTHGKSTTVAMLGVAMVDAGLDPTVIAGAASPQLAHGALADPGPWVGSRLGAATIPSGPRFGRAGLLVAEACEFNRSFHNLHPTIAGINNVEADHLDIYGSLDAVVEAFARFARALPSAEDGGVLVIGHDGAHRREIAAGLNCNVQTIGFSPEADWAIQYDQRTHDMVVRHRDGTIGRWRQRLPGAHNAANAGLAFALACVAGGDPTIVARSLGAFSGLERRCQVLGDRALQGGTVRVYDDYGHHPTEVDATLRAIRLAERPEESGGRLVVVFQPHQHSRTRFLLDEFATAFTSADMVIVPEIYFVRDSEAERQRVSADDLVQRLRDRGVQANHRHPFAAIVEQLERDCRPGDVVVVMGAGPVWQIARQFIDGARAVAHA; this is encoded by the coding sequence GTGCCCCGCGAGATCGACATGACCCCACCCACCCGCGCAAGCGACCTGAAGGGCAAGGCCGTGGCCATGCTGGGCGTGGGCGGCAGCGGCATGAGCGCCCTGGCGCGGCTGCTGCACTCGATGGGGGCCATGGTGGCCGGCTACGACGCCACACAGACGCCAGTGACCGAACGGCTAGTCGCCGCCGGCCTGAGCATCTCGATCGGTGATGACCACGACGCCGCGAAGGCTGCCCACGTGATGGTGGCATCGGCGGCCATCCCCAAGGATCACCCCGCCCTCGTGGAGGCGGCCAGGCTTGGACTGCCCATCCTGAGCTACCCGCAAGCGCTCGGGCTGGTGATGCGCGGGCATACCGGGCTCGCCGTCGCGGGCACGCACGGCAAGAGCACGACGGTGGCCATGCTCGGGGTGGCGATGGTCGACGCGGGGCTCGACCCGACGGTCATCGCCGGCGCGGCTTCGCCCCAACTGGCACACGGGGCGCTCGCGGACCCCGGACCCTGGGTTGGCTCGAGGCTCGGGGCGGCGACCATCCCCAGCGGGCCACGCTTCGGCAGGGCCGGCTTGCTGGTAGCCGAAGCGTGCGAGTTCAACCGCTCGTTCCACAACCTGCACCCGACCATCGCGGGCATCAACAACGTCGAGGCCGATCACCTGGATATCTATGGCAGCCTCGACGCCGTGGTGGAGGCATTCGCCCGGTTCGCGCGGGCGTTGCCATCGGCGGAGGATGGCGGCGTGCTGGTCATCGGCCACGACGGCGCGCACCGGCGCGAGATTGCTGCAGGCCTGAACTGCAATGTGCAGACAATCGGCTTCAGCCCCGAGGCCGACTGGGCCATCCAGTACGACCAGCGCACGCACGACATGGTGGTGCGGCACCGCGACGGCACGATCGGGCGCTGGCGGCAACGCCTGCCCGGCGCGCACAATGCGGCGAACGCGGGGCTGGCCTTTGCGCTCGCGTGCGTGGCCGGTGGTGACCCAACCATCGTGGCACGTTCGCTCGGAGCATTCAGCGGGCTCGAGCGTCGCTGCCAGGTGCTGGGCGATCGGGCCCTCCAGGGCGGCACCGTGCGCGTGTACGACGATTACGGGCACCACCCGACGGAGGTCGACGCGACGCTGCGGGCGATCCGCCTGGCCGAGAGGCCCGAGGAGAGCGGCGGGCGGCTGGTTGTCGTGTTCCAGCCCCACCAGCACTCTCGCACAAGGTTCCTGCTCGACGAGTTCGCCACGGCCTTCACCAGCGCCGACATGGTCATCGTTCCCGAGATCTACTTCGTGCGCGATAGCGAGGCCGAGAGGCAGCGCGTCAGCGCCGACGACCTGGTGCAACGGCTGCGTGATCGGGGCGTGCAGGCGAACCACCGGCACCCGTTTGCCGCCATCGTCGAGCAATTGGAGCGGGACTGCCGGCCGGGAGACGTTGTCGTGGTCATGGGTGCCGGCCCGGTGTGGCAGATCGCGCGGCAGTTCATCGATGGCGCACGGGCGGTGGCGCATGCCTGA
- a CDS encoding GDP-mannose 4,6-dehydratase — MLRFPSELVASVRPAYEHRRVVVTGGAGFIGSHLVDALVSLGAHVRVIDDLSNSNASYVADLVELEPDRVAFVHGSILDQAALADAFVLDHGGRKADQSDRGPVVFHLAAVGSVPLSIEQPGRAWDVNATGTLRVLEALRAAGGGRIVQSSSSSIYGDNGATSGEPCQEDMPPCPLSPYAASKLAGEQLLATWARCYGLESIALRYFNVFGPRQRADSAYAAVIPAFASRMLAGKPPVIYGDGQQTRDFTFVANVVQANLLAGATSTLPDNAIANVGLGHATSLNRLAEQMAEIVGQQSDVDPSSIKPQHQPARQGEVRHSLASIERARGLLGYEPFTSLREGLAETIHWHRAQIEAGASSGGH; from the coding sequence GTGCTGCGGTTCCCCTCAGAGCTTGTTGCCAGCGTCCGCCCCGCCTATGAGCACAGGCGGGTGGTGGTCACTGGAGGTGCCGGTTTCATCGGCAGCCATCTGGTCGATGCCCTGGTATCGCTGGGCGCCCACGTTCGGGTCATCGACGACCTCTCGAACTCCAACGCGTCCTACGTGGCCGACCTCGTCGAGCTCGAGCCCGATCGGGTGGCGTTCGTGCATGGATCCATCCTCGACCAGGCCGCCCTGGCCGACGCGTTCGTGCTGGATCACGGCGGCCGGAAGGCCGACCAGTCCGATCGCGGCCCGGTGGTTTTCCATCTGGCCGCCGTCGGTTCGGTGCCGCTCTCCATCGAGCAGCCCGGCCGGGCGTGGGATGTGAACGCCACTGGCACACTGAGGGTGCTTGAGGCCCTCCGTGCTGCTGGCGGCGGCAGGATCGTGCAATCGAGCTCCAGTTCGATTTACGGCGACAACGGGGCCACGTCGGGCGAGCCCTGCCAGGAAGACATGCCCCCCTGCCCGCTCTCGCCCTATGCCGCGAGCAAGCTGGCCGGTGAGCAACTGCTGGCCACCTGGGCACGCTGCTACGGGCTCGAGAGCATCGCCCTTCGGTACTTCAACGTCTTCGGCCCCCGCCAGCGGGCCGATTCCGCGTATGCCGCGGTGATCCCTGCTTTTGCCTCGCGGATGCTGGCTGGCAAGCCGCCGGTGATCTATGGGGACGGCCAGCAGACCCGGGACTTCACCTTTGTCGCCAACGTCGTGCAGGCGAACCTGCTGGCCGGGGCCACCAGCACCCTGCCCGACAACGCCATCGCCAACGTGGGCCTGGGCCACGCCACCAGCCTCAATCGTCTGGCCGAGCAGATGGCCGAGATCGTGGGCCAGCAGAGCGACGTGGACCCAAGCTCGATCAAGCCCCAGCACCAGCCCGCCCGCCAGGGCGAGGTCCGCCACTCGCTGGCGAGCATCGAGCGGGCCCGGGGACTTCTGGGGTACGAGCCGTTCACGTCGCTGCGCGAGGGCCTGGCCGAGACCATCCACTGGCACCGGGCCCAGATCGAGGCCGGCGCGTCGAGCGGCGGGCACTAG
- a CDS encoding GreA/GreB family elongation factor — translation MVKIREVRENGPKGADEMVKLVGEFSDDPPDDYDEVTANSPMGSALMKSRVGEVVRVDAPRGVKRFEIVEIS, via the coding sequence ATGGTCAAGATCCGCGAAGTGAGAGAGAACGGGCCCAAGGGTGCGGACGAGATGGTCAAGCTGGTGGGCGAGTTCTCGGACGATCCGCCCGACGATTACGACGAGGTGACCGCCAACAGCCCCATGGGTAGCGCCCTGATGAAGTCCCGCGTGGGCGAGGTCGTCCGCGTGGACGCCCCGCGTGGCGTGAAGCGGTTCGAGATCGTTGAGATCAGCTAA
- a CDS encoding D-alanine--D-alanine ligase has translation MSEKRVLVLGGGPDAEHEVSLNSSAAVTEALNQSGRYVARREVIGALTLEGLRAMPGDVVFPVLHGPWGEGGPMQRLLEADGRPFAGCGSIAARAAIDKLLTKQVCLSLGIATGPSAILHPLDDVPPIALPLVLKPVHEGSSVGLAICTTLEQWLAALHVARSALAGGQSAAFMVEPLTKGRELTVGIVAGEAMPIVEITPADGVYDYAAKYTRDDTRYVVDPPLPEGVGHAMQRDALRLAGALGCAMLARVDFMLGEHGGPQLLEANTMPGFTSHSLLPMAAGRAGLAMPELCAALVDDAIARHGAHQPAPAAVRS, from the coding sequence ATGAGCGAGAAGCGGGTGCTGGTGCTCGGCGGCGGGCCCGACGCCGAGCACGAGGTCAGCCTGAATAGCAGCGCCGCCGTGACGGAGGCACTCAATCAGAGTGGTCGCTACGTCGCGCGCCGGGAAGTCATCGGAGCGCTCACGCTCGAAGGCTTGCGCGCGATGCCGGGGGATGTCGTGTTCCCCGTGCTCCACGGGCCGTGGGGCGAGGGCGGGCCCATGCAGCGGCTGCTCGAAGCCGACGGCCGGCCGTTCGCGGGCTGCGGTTCGATCGCGGCACGGGCGGCGATCGACAAGCTGTTGACCAAGCAGGTGTGCCTGTCGCTCGGCATCGCAACCGGACCATCGGCGATCTTGCATCCGCTCGACGACGTGCCGCCCATCGCGTTGCCGCTGGTGCTCAAGCCCGTGCACGAAGGTTCGAGCGTGGGGCTGGCCATCTGCACGACGTTGGAGCAGTGGCTTGCCGCGCTGCACGTCGCCCGCTCGGCGCTGGCGGGCGGACAATCGGCGGCGTTCATGGTCGAGCCGCTCACCAAGGGCCGCGAGCTGACCGTGGGCATCGTGGCGGGCGAGGCGATGCCGATCGTCGAGATCACCCCCGCCGACGGCGTGTACGACTACGCCGCCAAGTACACCCGAGACGACACGCGGTACGTCGTCGACCCGCCGCTGCCCGAGGGCGTGGGCCACGCCATGCAACGCGACGCCCTGCGACTGGCCGGGGCCCTGGGCTGCGCGATGCTGGCGCGCGTCGACTTCATGCTGGGCGAGCACGGGGGCCCGCAACTGCTCGAGGCCAACACCATGCCGGGGTTCACCAGCCACTCGCTGCTGCCGATGGCCGCAGGCCGTGCGGGGCTGGCGATGCCCGAACTGTGCGCCGCCCTGGTCGACGACGCCATCGCCCGCCACGGCGCGCACCAGCCGGCCCCGGCCGCCGTACGCTCCTGA
- the murB gene encoding UDP-N-acetylmuramate dehydrogenase — MPEVIKLEIEEDAAIDTWFGIGGRADRLARPENIDELRQCLRIDPDLRIMGDGANLLVADGGVRELVVSLERFNDVEIAEDGLVRAQAGVDLPRLVLDSVRAGLDGLHTLAGVPATVGGAVAMNAGGKYGNTFDHLAEVTTLDREGELRTEPASNFNAGYRNGGLDGRIVVEAVFQLIPGDATDIRERFKAIMAEKKHSQPMGERCAGCVFKNPVLTQAMDGIGEAGDRVGAGLLIDRAGCKGLAAGGASVSERHANFMVVDKDRATATDVIELIGRVQHAVSGRFGVDLETEVVIWGQP; from the coding sequence ATGCCTGAGGTGATCAAGCTCGAAATCGAAGAGGACGCCGCCATCGACACGTGGTTCGGCATCGGCGGCCGGGCAGACCGCCTCGCCCGACCCGAGAATATCGACGAGCTGCGGCAGTGCCTGCGCATCGACCCCGATTTGAGAATCATGGGCGATGGCGCAAACTTGCTCGTGGCCGACGGTGGAGTGCGCGAGCTTGTGGTGAGCCTGGAGCGGTTCAACGACGTCGAGATTGCCGAGGATGGCCTCGTGCGCGCGCAGGCGGGCGTGGACCTGCCTCGCCTCGTCTTAGACAGCGTGCGCGCCGGGCTCGATGGCTTGCACACGCTGGCCGGCGTGCCCGCGACGGTGGGTGGCGCAGTGGCGATGAACGCCGGGGGCAAGTACGGCAACACGTTCGACCATCTCGCGGAAGTCACGACGCTCGACCGCGAGGGCGAGCTGCGCACCGAGCCAGCGTCGAACTTCAACGCCGGCTATCGCAACGGCGGGCTGGATGGTCGCATCGTGGTCGAAGCTGTGTTCCAACTGATCCCCGGCGATGCGACCGACATCCGCGAGCGGTTCAAGGCCATCATGGCCGAGAAGAAGCACAGCCAGCCGATGGGCGAGCGGTGCGCGGGGTGCGTGTTCAAGAATCCCGTTCTTACGCAAGCAATGGACGGCATCGGCGAGGCGGGTGATCGGGTTGGCGCAGGATTGCTCATCGACCGCGCCGGGTGCAAGGGCCTTGCCGCCGGCGGCGCGAGCGTGAGCGAGCGGCACGCGAACTTCATGGTCGTCGACAAGGACCGCGCGACGGCTACAGACGTGATCGAACTCATCGGTCGCGTGCAACACGCCGTGAGTGGGCGGTTCGGAGTTGATCTTGAGACCGAGGTGGTCATCTGGGGGCAGCCATGA